The Callospermophilus lateralis isolate mCalLat2 chromosome 3, mCalLat2.hap1, whole genome shotgun sequence genome has a segment encoding these proteins:
- the Tp53tg5 gene encoding TP53-target gene 5 protein — MSPSAKGPKNKVVSKMQDEKLQDKISQPVCKTIERNRLKMVLRNLSLLKLLKSSNRRIQELHSLARRCWNSVLRVPKMLRISSGDSVCNEVKKNNEKLQEARFLEKTLENKKEESTEESKETRAEDWKPEIASEKRNKEKESTVTVPLDQVEPEVPRTSRSQGLNTGTRGKQLSTGSRRVIFLKTHYHRSPMGDMKQLDTGGQNIWFEGLPRRIHLPGPRVMCRPSSLRWVKRCCTRFCSASLEVPMYHSYKVGVTGRCTP, encoded by the exons ATGAGTCCATCAGCAAAGGGGCCcaagaacaaagtggtttccaag aTGCAAGATGAGAAACTACAAGACAAGATAAGTCAGCCTGTCTGCAAAACAATTGAGCGGAACAGACTTAAAATG GTATTAAGAAATTTGTCACTCTTGAAGCTACTCAAGAGCTCTAACCGCAGGATCCAAGAACTGCATAGCCTAGCAAGACGGTGTTGGAATTCAGTGCTCAGAGTTCCGAAGATGCTCCGTATTTCCTCTGG AGACAGTGTCTGCaatgaagtgaaaaaaaataacgaAAAACTCCAGGAAGCTAGATTCCTTGAGAAGACACTGGAGAATAAGAAAGAAGAGTCTACGGAGGAATCTAAGGAGACAAGGGCCGAAGACTGGAAGCCCGAGATAGCATCAGAGAAAAGGAACAAGGAAAAGGAGTCAACTGTAACAGTGCCACTAGATCAGGTGGAGCCTGAGGTCCCAAGGACATCGAGGAGTCAAGGCTTGAACACTGGAACACGGGGGAAGCAACTATCTACTGGGAGCCGCAGAGTCATCTTCCTGAAAACCCACTACCACAGAAGTCCTATGGGGGACATGAAGCAGTTGGATACAGGTGGCCAGAATATCTGGTTTGAGGGGCTGCCCAGACGAATCCACCTCCCAGGGCCCCGCGTCATGTGCAGACCCTCTAGCCTGCGCTGGGTCAAGCGCTGCTGTACCCGCTTTTGCTCTGCATCACTTGAGGTGCCTATGTACCATTCATACAAGGTGGGTGTGACAGGGAGGTGCACACCCTGA
- the Sys1 gene encoding protein SYS1 homolog codes for MAGQFRSYVWDPLLILSQIVLMQTVYYGSLGLWLALVDALVRSSPSLDQMFDAEILGFSTPPGRLSMMSFILNALTCALGLLYFIRRGKQCLDFTVTVHFFHLLGCWFYSSRFPSALTWWLVQAVCIALMAVIGEYLCMRTELKEIPLNSAPKSNV; via the exons ATGGCGGGCCAGTTCCGCAGCTACGTGTGGGACCCGTTGCTGATCCTGTCGCAGATCGTCCTCATGCAGACTGTCTATTACGGCTCGCTGGGCCTGTGGCTGGCGCTGGTGGACGCGCTAGTGCGAAGCAGCCCCTCGCTGGACCAGATGTTCGACGCCGAG atcctgggcttttctacccCTCCAGGCCGGCTGTCCATGATGTCCTTCATCCTCAACGCTCTCACCTG TGCCCTGGGCTTGCTGTACTTCATCCGGCGAGGGAAGCAGTGTCTGGATTTCACTGTCACTGTCCATTTCTTTCACCTCCTGGGCTGCTGGTTCTACAGCTCCCGTTTCCCCTCGGCGCTGACCTGGTGGCTGGTCCAAGCCGTGTGCATTGCACTCATGGCTGTCATCGGGGAGTACCTGTGCATGCGGACGGAGCTCAAGGAGATCCCCCTCAACTCAGCCCCTAAATCCAATGTCTAG